A region of the Peredibacter starrii genome:
TCAGAACGCAGCTTCTAAGTATGAGTCACAGAAAAATTTCGAAACAAATACTGCGGCAGCTCCACAAGTGAAGCCTGCTCAAGTTGCTCCTGAGCGTACTGAGTATCATCACTTTGATGCTACAGAGCCAGTAGCAAATGCATCTAACCAGGCCGCTCAAAACCGCGAGAGCAGAATCAAGTCAATCGCCGAGAAACTTGGTTTCTTCAACTTCGATGAAGATGAATTCGATACTCCATCTTTCATGAAGAAGAATGAGCGCAATCACGACTCACAAATCTAAAAACGAAAGGCCGGGCAACCGGCCTTTTTTTTTGCTTCTTTTCACTACCGATGACAACTCAAAGACCTCACTAAAATTCAACGCTCCAGAAATTGTGTGGATAATCTTAATACCATCTTCTACGCTTCCTAAATGATTACAAAAAATCAGCAAGGAATGGGTCTCATTGAGGCCCTGTTGGCTGTTGGAGTTCTGGGTGGATTGGCCCTGGTGATCAATCAATTTAGTAGAAATGCCGGCAAGGTTGTGACCAACCTTGAAATGAACGACGACATCAAAGTTACTCTGCAACAGATTCAGGCCACACTATCTGACAGTGAAAACTGTACGAATACCTTTATTGGCAAACGTGCCAACAATGCGATCAATGTTGTTCAAGCGCTTAAGAAAAAAACTGCCATTGGCTTTGCTGACACTTTCAAAACAATGACCGCTAGTCCCACAGTTACCTATGGTCAAAAAACGCTCAAAATTAATTCTTACTCTCTCTCCGACGCGGGACCAGATGTTGAAGTTGCTACCTCTGGCACGACTCAACTACTAGTTGATTTTAATCGGGGCGGAAGAGGCGTTCAGGCAAACTCCATCACCAAGAGAATCAATCTTCGTGTGGTTGTTGATGGCGCCGGTAATATTACAAGTTGTGTTGCCTTTGATTCGGTAACGACTGATATTTGGAAATTAGCGACCAATAACTTGGATATCTACTACGACACAGGCCATGTTGCGGTTGGTGTGGTTGCGCCTACTGCAAACCTTACCGTCAAGGCCGCGACCTTTCCTCTGCAACCCGGTATTGCCATTCTAGGAAATGAATCGGGCGTTGCTGGTTGGAATCGCGCAGGTGTTTCATATAGTGATAGTACCAGTCCTGAGAGCTGGAGAGTTGCTGTATTCGGAAATTCTTCCCTCGAAGGAGAAGGGAAATTCGGAATAAATCAAAATGGCATTAATCGTTTCATCATTACTAAAAATGGCAACGTAGGTATTGGGACCACAAGACCCAATTGCGAAGTTACTTCTTGCGAAAACTCGGATAGTGGAAGAGTTCTTCATGTGCATTCTTCTGGCACAGGTTTGGGAGATGGAGCAACTGTCCTGCTTAGTTCTGATTCAATTGGGACAAATAACATTGTTGGAAGTCTGGCCTTCGGAAGTTCAACTCGTCCTGGATCAGATTCCAGAGTGGCGGGAATCACTGGGAACACCATCAGTCCCGCAGGATCTCCACTGGAAGGCAGAATGCTCTTCTGGACCAATACCAGCGGAACGCTTGTCTGGAACATGGTTTTGACTGAAGTAGGGGCCCTTTGGATTAGAGGAACTTTTGCCACCAATAATTTAACTGAACGTTCGGATGTACGTCTTAAGAACAACATTGTCTCGGTTACGCATTCACTAGAAAGGCTTAATAAGCTACAGGGTCAGAGTTATGAGTTTAAAAATAGACCAGGAAAACATCTGGGTTTTATCGCACAAGAAGTTGAAAGAGAATTTCCTGAGATTGTGAAAACCGGTGAGAATGGTTTCAAGAGTCTTGCTTATTCAAGTTTGCTGGCCCCCATTATTAACTCTGTTAAAGAACTCAATGCCTTATGGGAGGCCAAAGAAACAAGACTAAAAAATTTAAAAAAACAAAACAAAGAATTAAAAAATTTTTTGTGTGAGAAAGATCCGAGTGCCCCATTTTGTAAGAGGAACTCAATATGAAGTTAAAGAGTTCTGGAATTGGATTGGTGGAAGTTCTATTGGCGGTAGGAATTCTGGGTGGCTTGACCTTGGTTATTGCTAAATTTAGTAATAATGCGAATAAAGTCACCAACAACGTTGAGACCAATAATGATATTGTTTCTGCTCTTCAACAAATACAGGCAATTCTTACGGATCCTGAAAGTTGTACAAATACTTTCATTGGTAAAAGAGCAAATAATACTCTGAATGCTGTTCAGGCACTTCGTCTAAAAAATAATTCTAGCTTTGTTGATGTGTTTCAGACCAAGACAGTTAATCCCAATATGACCTATGGCCAGAAGTTCCTGAAGATTAATTCTTATACGTTATCTGATGCTGCTGAAGATGTAGATGTGGCAAGTCTCGGAACGACCCATTTGTTGGTTAATTTTGATCGCGGAACAAAAGGTACACAAACCGAAAGTATTTCAAAAAAAATTAATCTTCGGGTGGTGGTGAACGCTGCCGGAGATATCGTCAGTTGCGGAGCTTATAACACCGGCAAGAGTGAGCTCTGGAAGTTTGCTACTAATAACACAGATATATTCTTCTCTGGGGGAAATGTCTCTATAGGAGTACCCACTCCGACTGCAAACCTCACAGTTCGTGCCACCACGATGCCAGTGGCCTCCGGAGTTTCAATCATTGGTAATGAGGCCAGCAGTGCGGGTTGGAATAGATCAAGTATTAGTTTCATTGATCAGAGCAGCACCCACAATTGGCATATAAATATGTTTGGTTCTGCATCAAGTGAAGGCGAAGGAAAATTTGGAATAAACGGTGGACCTCGAGGAGCACCAGCAACGAATCGTTTTATTATTACCAAAGATGGGGATGTCGGAATCGGAACTTTGAATCCTTCTTGCGCATTTGTGGGTTGTCCCAATGGTATTGATTTTCAAGTTCATAATCCATCAACTAATCCCTTAGAGGGCGCCAATCTTATATTGAGTTCAGAATCAGTTCTAACAAATAGCCTCGTTGGGGCCCTTGCCATGGGGACTTTAGGTACTACAGGTGCAGATAAAAGGGCCGCAGTAATAACGGGACAACTTTTTTCTGCCACACCTACCACATCAGGGAGTCTTGTTTTTTGGACCGCTCATAATGGAGTTAATGAGTGGAACATGATTTTGGACCGTGTGGGAAATCTGTGGGTTCGCGGAGACATTGCGGCCATTAGTCTTATTGCTCCTTCAGATCGACGACTTAAAAAAAATATTCGGCCGCTCAAAAATTCATTGAAACAGATATCGAAGTTAAGAGGAGTAAAATTTACCTGGAAAGAATCTGGTAAGAAGGATCTGGGGCTCATCGCTCAAGAAGTTGAAAAGGTCTATCCAGAACTAGTTTTTGAAAATGAACAAGGTCTTAAGTCTGTTTCTTACTATGGTCTTCTGGCGCCGGTTGTTGATGCCATTCAGGAATTTTATAAAAAAATAATGACTCACGAGGATGACTTAACATCTTTAAGGGACGACACCTTGGCGATGAAAACCTATCTGTGTCTTCGGGAATCCCATGCTTCTTTTTGTCAGAAAGGTCATAGATGAAAAGAGATGAAACCGGTATTGGCCTGGTAGAAGTATTGATTGCTATTGGGATGCTAGGAGGACTGGTTCTCCTTATTAGTGGTATTAATCAGAATGCACATAAAGTTGCTGCCAACTTAGAGATTAATACGGATGTGATGCAGACTTTGCAGGAAATCCAGCAGATTCTTGTCATTCCCGAAAATTGCGCCATGACTTTTCAGGGTAAGAATGCGGTTTCCAATCCAAATGTCGTACAAGCAATTAAGCAAAAATTCAAAACGACCTTCGCAGATGTTTACCCAAATAGTGTCTTAAATCCTCAGAAAGTCTATGGCAGCAAAAGAGTTAAAATTGATTCTTACGCTCTTTCAGATACTGCGCCTGAGGTCAGCGCT
Encoded here:
- a CDS encoding tail fiber domain-containing protein, translating into MITKNQQGMGLIEALLAVGVLGGLALVINQFSRNAGKVVTNLEMNDDIKVTLQQIQATLSDSENCTNTFIGKRANNAINVVQALKKKTAIGFADTFKTMTASPTVTYGQKTLKINSYSLSDAGPDVEVATSGTTQLLVDFNRGGRGVQANSITKRINLRVVVDGAGNITSCVAFDSVTTDIWKLATNNLDIYYDTGHVAVGVVAPTANLTVKAATFPLQPGIAILGNESGVAGWNRAGVSYSDSTSPESWRVAVFGNSSLEGEGKFGINQNGINRFIITKNGNVGIGTTRPNCEVTSCENSDSGRVLHVHSSGTGLGDGATVLLSSDSIGTNNIVGSLAFGSSTRPGSDSRVAGITGNTISPAGSPLEGRMLFWTNTSGTLVWNMVLTEVGALWIRGTFATNNLTERSDVRLKNNIVSVTHSLERLNKLQGQSYEFKNRPGKHLGFIAQEVEREFPEIVKTGENGFKSLAYSSLLAPIINSVKELNALWEAKETRLKNLKKQNKELKNFLCEKDPSAPFCKRNSI
- a CDS encoding tail fiber domain-containing protein, giving the protein MKLKSSGIGLVEVLLAVGILGGLTLVIAKFSNNANKVTNNVETNNDIVSALQQIQAILTDPESCTNTFIGKRANNTLNAVQALRLKNNSSFVDVFQTKTVNPNMTYGQKFLKINSYTLSDAAEDVDVASLGTTHLLVNFDRGTKGTQTESISKKINLRVVVNAAGDIVSCGAYNTGKSELWKFATNNTDIFFSGGNVSIGVPTPTANLTVRATTMPVASGVSIIGNEASSAGWNRSSISFIDQSSTHNWHINMFGSASSEGEGKFGINGGPRGAPATNRFIITKDGDVGIGTLNPSCAFVGCPNGIDFQVHNPSTNPLEGANLILSSESVLTNSLVGALAMGTLGTTGADKRAAVITGQLFSATPTTSGSLVFWTAHNGVNEWNMILDRVGNLWVRGDIAAISLIAPSDRRLKKNIRPLKNSLKQISKLRGVKFTWKESGKKDLGLIAQEVEKVYPELVFENEQGLKSVSYYGLLAPVVDAIQEFYKKIMTHEDDLTSLRDDTLAMKTYLCLRESHASFCQKGHR